One Candidatus Hydrogenedentota bacterium DNA segment encodes these proteins:
- a CDS encoding PKD domain-containing protein, whose translation MMRYLASALLLLAGTAGLAPAQVTADFSADVTLTIDGLPVTFSDQTDAGGGEITARVWDFGDGATDVAVEPSHAYSAPGRYDVSLTVTVGGVDYSVTKEDFIVVGGASAPANGSIDLSGATIVTNAGTRPAAESKAAIVLAEEIEKRTGLSLPLATSVPVDGLSIAITTRDLTGLLSAPAPDSFRIFSEVQGDRTTIWIVGHDPHGALYGAGKLLRLMEWGPGSATLPAAPAIDSIPDYPLRGHQLGYRHTANAYDAWDRDTYAQFIRELVIFGTNAIENVFSGDGSPHFPPSSEEMHVNISEICAEYDIDYWIWTPIEGIVPSATASNLAASEALFQQLPRLDAIFVPGGDPGSNAPGDVMNYLAQLGTLLRSYFPGAELWVSNQGFEHEENDEFFAYLQNEMPSWLTGVVYGPWTKHTIQEARDRTPNQYPIRHYPDITHNVRCQFPQRDFDRAFAHLLGREAINPRPADTAHIHNQHAPSTIGFIAYSDGIHDDVNKHVWSMRGWDSSMSVEAMMEEYTRFFFSPGVAEEATAGILALEENWTLPVLTNTGVDGTLAAWQALEADHPGLESNWRWKLNLVRAYYDAYIRERALLEADYEAEAYAALAQAAATGAANAMANAASALAQADTLPAELQALRNRIVALCDGLWVDIGFQPSVNAPYLARNPERGAILDTLDHPTNDRPFLLNQFESIAAMASEDEKLARIHEIVHWEEPGPGGFYDDLGTIDRAPRLVRPLTWEQDPGHVQSPGQEFTWHNLDITSATRGGGRLSWQDQAYTLYGEPLIMRYTGLNPNAQYRVKATYAGRFNPTMTLSADGMEIHGPVGTQIYPPREYDIPMAATADGELELQWDLVSGRGCQLAEVWLIVTDDGGGEGEGEGEGEGEGEGEGEGEGEGEGEGEGEGEGEGEGEGEGEGEGEGEGEGEGEGEGEGEGEGEGEGEGEIILVADFTASITSGPVPLTVHFSDASTVEGATVQTWFWNFGDGATSFEANPTHVYTRDGRFDVSLSVTAPGSSDTIVRRGYITAGSGGAEGEGEGEGEGEGEGEGEGEGEGEGEGEGEGEGEGEGEGEGEGEGEGEGEGEGEGEGEGEGEGEGEGEGEPVNPAQVLLDAFETIDSDADGRLSFGEARNAIPNLTQAQFQALDANGDNFLTREELEGRAPEPAGCRLAKEVRSGLRVFWGDVLTASLAVLATSAVTARHIAFR comes from the coding sequence CTTCTGCTCCTGGCCGGAACTGCGGGGCTTGCGCCCGCGCAGGTCACGGCTGATTTTTCCGCCGACGTCACGCTCACGATCGATGGTTTACCGGTCACGTTTTCCGATCAGACGGATGCGGGCGGGGGCGAAATTACCGCGCGGGTGTGGGATTTTGGTGACGGCGCCACGGACGTCGCCGTCGAGCCGAGCCATGCCTACAGCGCTCCGGGGCGCTACGACGTTTCCCTGACCGTCACCGTGGGCGGCGTGGACTATTCGGTCACGAAAGAGGATTTCATTGTCGTTGGCGGCGCCAGCGCGCCCGCCAACGGAAGCATCGACCTGTCGGGCGCCACGATTGTCACGAACGCGGGCACGCGGCCCGCCGCGGAATCGAAGGCGGCCATCGTACTCGCCGAGGAGATCGAGAAACGAACGGGGCTTTCGCTCCCGCTGGCGACAAGCGTGCCGGTCGATGGCCTGTCGATCGCCATCACCACCCGAGACCTGACCGGCCTCCTCTCGGCGCCGGCGCCGGACAGTTTCCGCATCTTCTCGGAGGTGCAAGGCGACCGCACGACGATCTGGATTGTTGGCCACGATCCGCACGGCGCGCTCTATGGGGCGGGCAAGCTCCTGCGCCTGATGGAATGGGGCCCGGGCAGCGCGACGCTTCCCGCCGCGCCTGCGATCGATTCCATCCCGGACTACCCGCTCCGGGGCCACCAACTCGGCTACCGGCATACCGCCAACGCCTACGACGCCTGGGACCGCGACACGTACGCACAGTTCATCCGGGAATTGGTCATTTTCGGAACCAATGCGATTGAGAACGTGTTTTCCGGAGATGGCAGCCCGCATTTTCCGCCCAGTTCGGAGGAAATGCACGTTAACATCAGCGAGATCTGCGCGGAGTATGATATCGACTACTGGATCTGGACGCCGATCGAAGGGATCGTCCCCAGCGCCACGGCGTCAAATCTTGCGGCGAGCGAGGCGCTCTTTCAGCAACTGCCGCGGCTCGATGCCATTTTTGTGCCGGGCGGCGACCCCGGCAGCAATGCGCCCGGCGACGTGATGAACTACCTGGCGCAGCTTGGGACGCTCCTGCGATCTTATTTCCCCGGGGCGGAGCTTTGGGTCTCCAACCAGGGTTTCGAACACGAGGAGAACGACGAATTCTTCGCATATCTCCAAAACGAAATGCCCAGCTGGCTCACGGGCGTGGTCTACGGCCCGTGGACGAAGCACACGATTCAGGAAGCGCGCGACCGCACCCCGAACCAGTACCCCATTCGCCACTATCCCGACATTACGCACAACGTGCGGTGCCAGTTCCCCCAGCGCGATTTTGACCGCGCCTTCGCCCACCTGCTCGGGCGCGAAGCGATCAATCCGCGGCCGGCGGACACCGCGCATATCCACAACCAACACGCGCCCAGCACGATCGGGTTTATCGCGTATTCCGATGGCATCCACGACGATGTGAACAAGCATGTCTGGAGTATGCGCGGCTGGGATAGTTCGATGTCTGTAGAGGCCATGATGGAGGAGTATACCCGCTTCTTCTTCAGCCCGGGCGTGGCGGAAGAAGCGACGGCCGGCATCCTCGCACTGGAAGAGAACTGGACGCTCCCCGTGCTCACGAACACCGGAGTCGATGGTACGCTGGCCGCGTGGCAGGCCCTGGAAGCCGACCACCCCGGATTGGAATCGAACTGGCGCTGGAAATTGAACCTCGTGCGCGCGTACTACGATGCGTACATCCGCGAGCGGGCGCTTTTGGAAGCGGACTACGAGGCCGAGGCCTACGCCGCCCTGGCCCAGGCCGCCGCCACGGGCGCGGCCAACGCCATGGCGAACGCCGCCTCCGCGCTGGCGCAGGCCGACACGCTCCCCGCCGAATTGCAGGCGCTGCGCAACCGGATCGTTGCCTTGTGCGATGGCTTGTGGGTTGATATCGGTTTTCAGCCCAGCGTGAATGCGCCGTACCTGGCGCGAAACCCGGAACGGGGCGCGATTCTGGACACGCTGGACCACCCGACGAATGACCGGCCCTTCTTATTGAACCAGTTTGAAAGTATTGCGGCGATGGCGAGCGAGGACGAAAAACTCGCGCGAATTCACGAGATCGTACACTGGGAAGAGCCGGGCCCCGGCGGATTCTACGACGACCTCGGCACAATTGACCGCGCGCCCCGCCTCGTGCGCCCGCTCACGTGGGAACAGGACCCCGGGCACGTTCAGTCTCCCGGGCAGGAGTTCACCTGGCACAACCTGGACATCACGAGCGCTACCCGCGGCGGAGGGCGGCTGTCCTGGCAGGATCAGGCGTACACGCTGTACGGGGAACCGCTGATAATGCGCTATACCGGCCTGAATCCCAACGCTCAATACCGCGTCAAGGCGACCTACGCGGGACGCTTCAACCCCACCATGACCTTGAGCGCCGATGGAATGGAAATCCACGGCCCCGTGGGTACCCAGATTTACCCCCCGCGCGAGTATGACATTCCCATGGCCGCTACCGCCGACGGGGAACTGGAGTTGCAGTGGGACCTGGTAAGCGGACGCGGCTGTCAACTGGCGGAAGTCTGGCTTATCGTGACCGACGATGGTGGCGGCGAGGGCGAGGGCGAGGGCGAGGGCGAGGGCGAGGGCGAAGGGGAAGGGGAAGGGGAAGGAGAAGGAGAAGGAGAAGGAGAAGGAGAAGGAGAAGGAGAAGGAGAAGGGGAAGGAGAAGGGGAAGGAGAAGGAGAAGGGGAAGGTGAAGGGGAAGGTGAAGGGGAAGGAGAAGGTGAAGGGGAAGGGGAAGGGGAAGGTGAAGGTGAGATCATCCTTGTGGCCGACTTCACCGCAAGTATAACCAGTGGGCCGGTTCCATTGACCGTGCACTTCAGTGATGCTTCAACGGTGGAAGGCGCTACGGTGCAAACCTGGTTCTGGAACTTCGGCGACGGCGCCACGAGCTTTGAAGCCAACCCAACTCATGTTTACACACGAGACGGTCGCTTTGACGTCTCTCTGAGTGTCACCGCCCCGGGCAGCAGCGACACCATCGTCCGACGGGGTTATATCACCGCCGGGTCGGGCGGGGCTGAAGGCGAAGGCGAGGGCGAGGGCGAGGGTGAGGGTGAGGGTGAGGGTGAGGGTGAGGGTGAGGGTGAGGGTGAGGGTGAGGGTGAGGGTGAGGGTGAGGGTGAGGGTGAGGGTGAGGGTGAGGGTGAGGGTGAGGGTGAGGGCGAGGGCGAGGGCGAGGGCGAGGGCGAGGGCGAGGGTGAGGGTGAGGGTGAGGGCGAGGGCGAGCCCGTTAATCCCGCGCAGGTGCTGCTGGACGCGTTTGAGACCATCGATAGCGACGCCGATGGCCGGCTAAGCTTCGGCGAAGCCCGTAATGCGATCCCGAATCTGACCCAGGCGCAATTCCAGGCGCTCGACGCCAATGGCGATAACTTTCTGACGCGAGAGGAACTTGAGGGGCGCGCTCCGGAACCCGCGGGGTGTCGGCTCGCGAAGGAAGTCCGATCCGGACTGCGCGTATTCTGGGGCGATGTGCTTACGGCGAGTCTGGCAGTCCTGGCTACTTCCGCCGTGACGGCGCGCCACATCGCGTTTCGTTAA